A single genomic interval of bacterium harbors:
- a CDS encoding rhomboid family intramembrane serine protease, translating to MIPLKDDIKHRSFPYVNIALIAINIAVFIFELVIGDRLSRVLHANAFVPADYTVGFTQAIANYGFLKLLYSPFVSMFLHGSVVHVVGNMLFLFVFGDNVEDRLGHFRYLVFYVLCGLVATAVHFLANPVNPFPIIGASGAIAGVLGAYLILFPKARILTLVPLVIIFWAIRLPAFVVLPFWFITQLFSGWQAITAEMDTGVAWFAHIGGFLAGGLYLWLNRRRFRPIEQMPEPVTVYGDND from the coding sequence GTGATCCCGCTCAAGGACGACATCAAGCACCGCAGCTTCCCCTACGTCAACATCGCGCTCATCGCGATCAACATCGCCGTCTTCATCTTCGAACTCGTCATCGGGGACCGGCTCTCGCGGGTCCTCCACGCGAACGCCTTCGTGCCCGCGGATTACACCGTGGGGTTCACCCAGGCCATCGCAAACTACGGCTTCCTGAAGCTCCTCTACAGCCCGTTCGTCTCGATGTTCCTCCACGGCAGCGTGGTCCACGTCGTGGGGAACATGCTCTTCCTCTTCGTCTTCGGGGACAACGTGGAGGACCGGCTGGGCCACTTCCGCTATCTGGTGTTCTACGTCCTGTGCGGGCTCGTGGCCACGGCGGTCCACTTCCTCGCCAACCCCGTGAACCCCTTCCCCATCATCGGGGCCTCGGGAGCCATCGCCGGGGTGCTGGGGGCGTACCTGATCCTCTTTCCCAAGGCGCGCATCCTGACCCTGGTGCCGCTGGTGATAATCTTCTGGGCCATCCGTCTGCCGGCCTTCGTCGTGCTCCCCTTCTGGTTCATCACCCAGCTCTTCAGCGGCTGGCAGGCGATAACGGCGGAGATGGATACGGGCGTGGCCTGGTTCGCCCACATCGGCGGTTTCCTGGCCGGGGGGCTGTACCTCTGGCTCAACCGCCGCCGCTTCCGGCCCATCGAGCAGATGCCGGAACCGGTCACCGTGTATGGCGACAACGACTAG
- a CDS encoding tetratricopeptide repeat protein, with product MKKTMMTIVFISMVGLIGCEDEDMINENKELKAQVNDLKGQVAALEEENAKLKETADYHYQQGVDFQNAGDWNNAKIEFETVINKYPESELVLKAKSKLKETIDKLAEIIFNDAVGLIENEQWTQAKAKLEMLIESYPDSSYVGKSRSRINSIEYELRYIAKSEDEAIAEWKNFRNNENAMQGTITTWRVEVKYRKSHEYLGGGGNYLCSLEGNYSYPVLVRFEKSPNKGDWYKVTGKLWYVTDDGEVQFEDVEKLENIGYIEK from the coding sequence ATGAAGAAAACCATGATGACGATTGTATTCATCAGCATGGTCGGTTTAATCGGCTGTGAAGATGAGGACATGATTAACGAGAATAAGGAATTGAAAGCCCAGGTTAATGATTTAAAAGGACAGGTTGCAGCATTAGAGGAAGAAAACGCTAAATTAAAAGAAACGGCTGATTATCATTACCAGCAAGGTGTCGATTTCCAAAACGCTGGCGACTGGAACAATGCGAAAATCGAATTTGAAACGGTGATAAATAAGTATCCTGAAAGTGAACTTGTCTTAAAAGCAAAAAGTAAATTGAAGGAGACAATTGATAAACTTGCTGAAATAATATTCAATGATGCTGTTGGTCTTATAGAAAATGAACAGTGGACTCAAGCTAAAGCTAAACTTGAGATGCTTATAGAATCATACCCTGATAGTTCTTACGTTGGTAAATCGAGAAGTAGGATTAATTCAATTGAATATGAGTTAAGGTATATAGCTAAGTCTGAGGATGAAGCAATAGCTGAGTGGAAAAATTTTAGAAATAACGAAAACGCTATGCAGGGTACAATTACAACTTGGAGAGTAGAGGTAAAGTATCGTAAAAGCCATGAGTATCTCGGCGGAGGTGGTAATTACCTCTGTTCTTTAGAAGGTAACTATAGTTATCCTGTTTTAGTTAGGTTTGAAAAAAGTCCAAATAAGGGTGATTGGTATAAGGTTACAGGTAAGCTGTGGTATGTAACAGATGATGGAGAAGTTCAATTTGAAGATGTTGAAAAGCTTGAAAATATAGGTTATATAGAGAAATAA
- the accD gene encoding acetyl-CoA carboxylase, carboxyltransferase subunit beta, protein MIERTEERHGPSVPTGLMLKCSSCGETLYSKQLEENLFVCPKCDFHHKVPGRKRIGQLADEGSFEEHDTGLKTLDPLQFVDRKPYSQRIAETMAKTGETEAVICGLATIDGIKVSLAVMDFTFIGGSMGTVVGEKVTRSLERALKLKVPQVTVCTSGGARMQEGILSLMQMAKSSAACARLREARLPYLVVLTDPTTAGVMASYAQLGDVHIAEPGALMGFAGPRVIEQTIKQKLPPGFQRAEFLQEHGFVDVVIGRHELRNTIVKLLRLFGAG, encoded by the coding sequence ATGATTGAGCGGACCGAGGAACGCCACGGGCCGTCCGTCCCCACCGGGCTGATGCTCAAGTGCTCCAGCTGCGGCGAGACCCTCTACTCCAAGCAGCTCGAGGAGAACCTCTTCGTCTGCCCCAAGTGCGACTTCCACCACAAGGTCCCCGGCCGGAAGCGCATCGGCCAGCTTGCGGATGAGGGAAGTTTCGAGGAGCACGACACGGGCCTCAAGACGCTGGACCCCCTGCAGTTCGTGGACCGCAAGCCTTACTCCCAGCGCATCGCCGAGACGATGGCGAAGACGGGGGAGACCGAGGCGGTCATCTGCGGCCTGGCGACGATTGACGGAATCAAGGTTTCGCTGGCGGTGATGGACTTCACCTTCATCGGCGGCTCGATGGGGACGGTGGTGGGGGAGAAGGTGACGCGGTCGCTGGAGCGGGCGCTGAAGCTGAAGGTCCCCCAGGTGACGGTGTGCACGTCGGGCGGGGCGCGGATGCAGGAGGGCATCCTGTCACTGATGCAGATGGCGAAGAGCTCGGCGGCCTGCGCCCGTCTGCGCGAGGCCCGGCTGCCCTACCTCGTCGTCCTCACCGACCCGACCACCGCCGGGGTGATGGCCTCCTACGCCCAGTTGGGGGACGTGCACATCGCGGAGCCCGGTGCGCTGATGGGCTTCGCCGGCCCCCGGGTCATCGAGCAGACCATCAAGCAGAAGCTGCCGCCGGGGTTCCAGCGCGCCGAGTTCCTCCAGGAGCACGGCTTCGTGGACGTGGTCATCGGACGCCACGAGCTCCGGAACACCATCGTGAAGCTGCTGCGGCTCTTCGGGGCCGGATAG
- a CDS encoding polysaccharide deacetylase family protein: MFIVLKLIFLWTTLFGPLTETTEPVAPKPVPVLMYHQMGNRGGRYSITPRDFERQLEDMRRAGFFLINLSELLRGDFSRVPTGKRPVVLTFDDSDPGQFRVLPDGRIDPLSAVGVLEKYRKQHPEFGSGAAFFIFARDERGSGIFFQPERWGLIEAFCGRYGLSAKGRGWGRPRLWQAKLRWLVANGYEVGNHTVTHTDLAKLDPEGIAREIGVCQLLLEEAIGDREGYLWGLCYPFGAVPLGAAEYMLCREGRFEGRPYRFDYAMAAWGGMCPNPATDEFAAVRRRIPRVEMHAVRGGGGLDTRWLTRYADSYVKEADEGDWPLRDLLTASLASFSKGLCTWFAPGPSLGLEHNWTAARLDGLDRAFWRPLKRLPPPPAYF, encoded by the coding sequence ATGTTCATCGTTCTGAAGCTCATCTTCCTCTGGACCACTCTCTTCGGGCCGCTCACCGAAACGACCGAGCCGGTCGCGCCCAAGCCGGTGCCCGTCCTCATGTACCACCAGATGGGCAACCGCGGGGGGCGGTACTCCATCACCCCGCGGGATTTCGAGCGTCAGCTCGAGGACATGCGCCGGGCCGGTTTCTTCCTCATCAACTTATCCGAGCTCCTCCGGGGCGACTTCTCGCGCGTGCCCACGGGTAAGCGGCCCGTCGTGCTGACCTTCGACGACTCCGACCCCGGCCAGTTCCGCGTCCTGCCCGACGGCCGCATAGATCCCCTCTCGGCGGTCGGCGTCCTGGAAAAATACCGGAAGCAGCACCCCGAGTTCGGCTCCGGGGCGGCGTTCTTCATCTTCGCCCGCGACGAGCGCGGGAGCGGCATTTTCTTCCAACCGGAGCGGTGGGGACTGATCGAGGCGTTCTGCGGGCGCTACGGCCTTTCCGCCAAGGGACGCGGCTGGGGAAGGCCGAGACTCTGGCAGGCCAAGCTCCGCTGGCTGGTCGCCAACGGCTACGAGGTGGGCAACCACACCGTGACCCACACCGACCTGGCCAAGCTCGACCCCGAAGGAATCGCCCGCGAGATCGGCGTCTGCCAGCTTCTCCTGGAAGAGGCGATTGGGGATAGGGAGGGTTATCTCTGGGGGCTGTGCTACCCCTTCGGCGCCGTGCCGCTGGGGGCCGCCGAGTACATGCTCTGCCGCGAGGGCAGGTTCGAGGGGCGGCCTTACCGCTTCGATTACGCTATGGCCGCCTGGGGCGGCATGTGCCCGAACCCCGCCACGGACGAGTTCGCCGCCGTGCGCCGGCGCATCCCCCGGGTGGAGATGCACGCCGTCCGGGGCGGCGGAGGGCTGGACACCAGGTGGCTCACGCGCTACGCCGATAGTTACGTCAAAGAGGCCGACGAGGGCGATTGGCCGCTCCGCGACCTCTTGACCGCTTCACTCGCCTCATTTAGCAAGGGGCTTTGCACCTGGTTCGCTCCGGGGCCTTCCCTTGGGCTGGAGCACAACTGGACCGCCGCCCGCCTGGACGGGCTGGACCGTGCCTTTTGGCGACCGCTCAAGCGCCTCCCCCCGCCGCCAGCGTATTTCTGA
- a CDS encoding DUF3795 domain-containing protein, protein MDEQIGYCGYNCGSCAARSDDPAVRQRLVDGWRKYFGHQNYTAENVRCDGCRADGRLADKNCKARPCAVERGVESCALCGDFPCDKVRPLFATREGMLVFPYPATAGITREEYDLCMRQFESLPRLVRILAEAGRLPGWLKDGSL, encoded by the coding sequence GTGGACGAGCAGATAGGTTACTGCGGCTACAACTGCGGGTCGTGCGCGGCCCGGTCCGACGACCCCGCCGTCCGGCAGAGGCTGGTTGACGGCTGGCGCAAATATTTCGGCCACCAGAACTACACCGCCGAGAACGTCCGCTGCGACGGGTGCCGCGCCGACGGCCGCCTGGCCGACAAGAACTGCAAGGCCCGTCCCTGCGCCGTCGAGCGGGGCGTGGAAAGCTGCGCCCTCTGCGGTGATTTTCCGTGCGACAAGGTGCGGCCTCTCTTCGCCACGCGCGAGGGGATGCTGGTCTTCCCTTACCCCGCCACCGCCGGCATCACGCGGGAGGAGTACGACCTGTGCATGAGGCAGTTCGAGAGCCTGCCCCGGCTGGTGCGTATTCTCGCCGAGGCCGGCAGGCTGCCCGGTTGGTTGAAGGACGGGTCGCTTTAG
- a CDS encoding putative LPS assembly protein LptD, with protein sequence MRKALLVSLVFFTQLAAQGLEIRFAPRTVPPVPVGPAVLDEEPSASALAARREADERNDFFFVDSLTAGELGFAVDAETGWIEYRIAEERLILNVNARVAYDEMRLSADTVVYEGASGEVEALGAPVLVEGDERVDGERMRYNFDTGRGIVYQGRTGLETGFATGKKLKLQGEEVIHIADATFTTSVRPEDPEYHFWCPQLKVYAGDKVVARPVVLFIGHVPVILAPFYYYPLGHDRRSGFLAPRLSYRAHREFRVRNAYFWAINDYADGTFALDYDTTHGWRQEMEGRYLYGTERGMNWLRIIHDEDRLRNKEQWSFTGQHRQDLPWEVDGLLKLTLRSDRFYDQYYSEYFEERTQRDLDSFLSLSRSWENFSANASVDYNATLISEGGEEVESPYITEDQSAPGPATWTVPRLNLGMSQTELFGSGAFLSTRFNYYNRLREGTIPFRTAGLDAHVSRPFSLFRWFKFSPYLDGSLDWYRTAADGSTDLVQPLYSAGVGGSTRIYGLFYPGEDELRHVIEPSVNLTWRPGIDTENVPSGGRTQSPSTILTLGLTNRLKLRHGGGLELDTDAAEDYSTSGQAVELLRWDLSSGYVLDSPVPVEQPWSDLVSRVYITPVFADWYDSQVVVQTRHNPYTWDTQSFDLSATFAVSGGGAMPRLEDNEYEEPTDDIPGYEPLDTEPPRDELEKRIESGWRVGLTYDYTMARSGSQDIHFLGLQAILNLTGNWRLSYSTSLDMVGGDFVRQTFSIYRDLRSWEARLRLEESRGVITIWFLIDIKDIPDIRIEGRPSIY encoded by the coding sequence ATGCGCAAGGCCCTCTTGGTCAGCCTCGTCTTTTTCACACAGCTCGCGGCCCAGGGGCTCGAAATTCGTTTCGCCCCGCGGACGGTGCCGCCCGTCCCCGTCGGTCCGGCGGTCCTCGACGAGGAGCCGTCCGCCTCGGCCCTCGCCGCCCGGCGGGAGGCCGACGAGCGCAACGACTTTTTCTTCGTGGATTCCCTCACCGCCGGGGAGCTGGGCTTCGCCGTGGACGCCGAGACCGGCTGGATCGAGTACCGCATCGCTGAGGAGCGGCTGATACTGAACGTCAACGCCCGGGTGGCCTACGACGAAATGCGGCTCTCCGCGGACACGGTGGTTTACGAGGGGGCGTCGGGGGAGGTGGAGGCCCTGGGCGCGCCGGTGCTGGTCGAGGGCGACGAGCGCGTGGACGGCGAGCGGATGCGCTACAACTTCGACACCGGCCGCGGCATCGTGTACCAGGGGCGGACCGGCCTGGAAACCGGCTTCGCCACCGGCAAGAAGCTCAAGCTCCAGGGGGAGGAGGTCATCCACATCGCGGACGCCACCTTCACCACCAGCGTCCGGCCCGAAGACCCGGAGTACCACTTCTGGTGCCCCCAGCTCAAGGTCTACGCCGGGGACAAGGTGGTGGCTCGACCGGTGGTGCTCTTCATCGGCCACGTCCCGGTGATCCTGGCGCCTTTTTACTACTACCCCCTGGGCCACGACCGGCGCTCCGGCTTCCTGGCCCCCCGGCTGAGCTACCGCGCACACCGCGAGTTCCGCGTCCGCAACGCCTACTTCTGGGCGATAAACGATTACGCCGACGGCACCTTCGCCCTGGACTACGACACCACCCACGGCTGGCGCCAGGAGATGGAGGGGCGCTACCTCTACGGCACCGAGCGCGGGATGAACTGGCTCCGCATCATCCACGACGAGGACCGCCTGCGGAACAAGGAGCAGTGGAGCTTCACCGGCCAGCACCGCCAGGACCTGCCCTGGGAGGTGGACGGCCTCTTGAAGCTGACTCTGCGGAGCGACCGCTTCTACGACCAGTACTACTCGGAGTACTTCGAGGAGCGGACCCAGCGCGACCTGGACAGTTTCCTCTCCCTCTCCCGTTCCTGGGAAAACTTCTCGGCCAACGCCAGCGTGGACTACAACGCCACCCTCATCAGCGAGGGGGGTGAGGAAGTGGAGAGCCCTTACATCACAGAGGACCAGAGCGCACCCGGCCCGGCGACCTGGACCGTCCCCCGCCTGAACCTGGGCATGTCCCAGACCGAGCTCTTCGGCTCGGGGGCCTTCCTCTCCACGCGCTTCAACTACTACAACCGCCTGCGCGAGGGGACCATCCCCTTCCGCACCGCCGGCCTCGACGCGCACGTTTCGCGGCCGTTCAGCCTCTTCCGCTGGTTCAAGTTCTCCCCGTACCTGGACGGAAGCCTGGACTGGTACCGCACCGCCGCCGACGGCTCCACCGATCTCGTCCAGCCGCTCTACTCGGCGGGAGTCGGTGGCTCGACCCGTATCTACGGCCTTTTTTACCCCGGTGAGGACGAGCTCCGGCACGTCATCGAGCCGAGCGTGAACCTTACCTGGCGGCCCGGCATAGACACGGAAAACGTGCCCTCGGGCGGTCGGACCCAATCCCCCTCCACCATCCTCACCCTGGGGCTGACCAACCGCTTGAAGCTGCGCCACGGCGGCGGCCTCGAGCTGGACACCGACGCAGCCGAGGATTACAGCACGTCCGGTCAGGCGGTGGAGCTCCTGCGCTGGGACCTCTCATCGGGATACGTCCTCGATTCCCCCGTGCCGGTGGAGCAGCCCTGGAGCGACCTCGTCAGCCGCGTCTATATCACGCCCGTATTCGCCGACTGGTACGACTCCCAGGTCGTCGTCCAGACCCGGCACAACCCGTACACCTGGGACACGCAGAGCTTCGACCTCTCGGCCACCTTCGCCGTTTCCGGGGGCGGCGCCATGCCCCGACTCGAGGACAACGAGTACGAGGAGCCCACCGACGATATTCCCGGCTACGAGCCGCTGGATACCGAACCGCCCCGCGACGAGCTGGAGAAGCGCATCGAGAGCGGCTGGCGCGTCGGGCTCACCTACGACTACACCATGGCCCGCTCCGGCAGCCAGGACATCCACTTCCTCGGCCTCCAGGCGATTCTGAACCTCACCGGCAACTGGCGGCTGTCGTACTCGACCTCGTTGGACATGGTGGGGGGGGATTTCGTCCGGCAGACTTTTTCCATCTACCGGGACCTGCGCTCGTGGGAGGCGCGGCTGCGGCTGGAGGAGAGCCGCGGGGTCATCACCATCTGGTTTTTGATAGATATCAAGGACATCCCCGACATCCGCATCGAGGGCCGCCCGAGCATCTATTAA
- a CDS encoding YkgJ family cysteine cluster protein: MKRWYSPDGVRFSCREGCAFCCRGEPGVVNVDTHERLKIAAHLGLEEKEFRRRYCRRVGLGAWSLVEHPNGDCVFITPENLCSIYAVRPKQCRTYPFWKSTLASRTTWEREGRECPGIGRGKLHTPADIAAYLRGEGDPS, translated from the coding sequence ATGAAACGCTGGTACTCTCCCGACGGTGTGCGCTTCAGTTGTCGGGAAGGTTGTGCGTTCTGTTGCCGTGGCGAGCCCGGCGTCGTCAATGTTGACACGCACGAGCGTCTGAAAATCGCCGCCCACCTGGGTCTCGAAGAGAAGGAGTTCCGCCGCCGCTACTGCCGCCGGGTCGGCCTCGGCGCCTGGTCCCTCGTCGAGCACCCCAACGGGGACTGCGTCTTCATCACCCCCGAGAACCTGTGCTCCATCTACGCGGTGCGCCCGAAACAGTGCCGCACCTACCCCTTCTGGAAAAGCACACTCGCCAGCCGGACGACCTGGGAGCGGGAGGGGCGGGAGTGCCCGGGCATCGGCCGGGGAAAGCTCCACACGCCGGCGGACATCGCCGCCTACCTCCGGGGAGAGGGCGACCCGTCCTAG
- the fba gene encoding class II fructose-1,6-bisphosphate aldolase, which produces MPLFTNDRLMRVGYEKGFAVGAFNINNMEILQGIVEAAKAESSPAIIAVSSGAMKYAGAAYLVEMVKLAAFETGLPFSLHLDHGKDFAACVQAVSAGFTSVMIDASKLTFEENVSASKEVAGMAHACGCSCEAELGRLQGIEEHVQVKEGEAIFTDPDEAKDFVERTGVDSLAVAIGTSHGAYKFKGEPKLDFDRLAEIKKRVQVPLVLHGASAVPDWVRERAEKFGAELGGSKGVPDEAVSKAVTMGVAKVNIDTDIRLAMLGAIREVFATDPKEFDPRKYLGPAREAVTKVVRHKMQLLGSAGKAGLYR; this is translated from the coding sequence ATGCCGCTTTTTACGAACGACCGGCTGATGCGCGTGGGCTACGAGAAAGGTTTCGCCGTCGGGGCCTTCAACATCAACAACATGGAGATTCTCCAGGGCATCGTGGAGGCGGCCAAGGCGGAAAGCTCCCCGGCCATCATCGCCGTGAGCTCCGGGGCGATGAAGTACGCCGGGGCCGCCTACCTGGTGGAGATGGTGAAACTGGCCGCCTTCGAGACCGGGCTCCCCTTCAGCCTCCACCTGGACCACGGCAAGGATTTCGCCGCCTGCGTCCAGGCGGTCAGCGCCGGGTTCACCAGCGTGATGATTGACGCCAGTAAGCTCACCTTCGAGGAGAACGTGTCCGCCTCGAAAGAGGTCGCCGGGATGGCCCACGCCTGCGGATGCTCCTGCGAGGCCGAGCTGGGCCGCCTCCAGGGCATCGAGGAGCACGTCCAGGTGAAGGAGGGCGAGGCGATTTTCACCGACCCCGACGAGGCGAAGGACTTCGTGGAGCGCACCGGCGTGGACTCTCTCGCGGTGGCCATCGGCACCAGCCACGGGGCGTACAAGTTCAAGGGCGAGCCGAAGCTGGACTTCGACCGCCTGGCCGAGATAAAAAAGCGGGTTCAAGTTCCCCTGGTTCTCCACGGTGCCAGCGCGGTGCCCGACTGGGTGCGGGAGCGGGCCGAGAAGTTCGGCGCCGAGCTCGGCGGTAGCAAGGGCGTCCCCGACGAGGCCGTATCCAAGGCCGTCACCATGGGCGTGGCCAAGGTCAACATAGACACCGACATCCGCCTGGCCATGCTCGGGGCCATCCGCGAGGTTTTCGCCACCGACCCCAAGGAGTTCGACCCGCGCAAGTACCTGGGCCCGGCCCGCGAGGCCGTCACCAAGGTCGTGCGGCACAAGATGCAGCTTCTGGGCTCGGCGGGCAAGGCGGGCCTGTACCGGTAG
- the traF gene encoding conjugal transfer protein TraF yields MLLVLSCVSVPAVETYEFESWAVGAVGFGWAGFGAALAGPGEYLINPAGLGNALRTEIAGTYVPAFEDRLTPCFGASFIKPMRTESASLGEERTFGTLAVSLYNADDSNYWLAQYNPRSNWTYKTDSLACVSFGSRANDLLAYGLNLKVLAVEKDGRADSGFGLDLGVQLYPGDFRVGLAVSNLIPPGISLRDERSYTEQVVRLGSGYSLEGVLNLAAELEYALSTDRLDYGLCAEVVPLERDDFRIALGGGYRALEKLWGGFLSLRVGLFEAACAVQLDVSGFTTSCLRFSFSPDI; encoded by the coding sequence GTGCTCTTGGTCTTATCGTGCGTCTCCGTCCCGGCGGTGGAGACGTACGAGTTTGAGAGCTGGGCCGTGGGGGCGGTGGGGTTCGGCTGGGCGGGCTTCGGCGCGGCCCTCGCCGGTCCGGGTGAATACTTGATAAACCCGGCGGGACTGGGAAACGCCCTGCGGACCGAAATTGCCGGTACATACGTGCCGGCTTTCGAAGACCGCCTCACGCCGTGCTTCGGCGCTTCGTTTATCAAGCCGATGCGCACCGAATCGGCCTCTTTGGGTGAAGAGCGAACATTCGGGACCCTCGCCGTTTCTCTGTATAATGCCGATGATTCAAATTATTGGTTGGCGCAATATAATCCACGTTCCAATTGGACGTATAAAACAGATTCCCTCGCCTGCGTCTCCTTCGGCAGCCGGGCCAACGATCTCCTGGCCTACGGGCTGAACCTGAAGGTCCTCGCCGTCGAGAAGGACGGGCGCGCCGACTCGGGCTTCGGTCTGGACCTCGGCGTGCAGCTCTACCCGGGCGATTTCCGCGTCGGGCTGGCCGTATCGAACCTCATCCCGCCGGGCATCAGCCTCCGCGACGAGCGCTCATACACCGAGCAGGTCGTCCGCCTCGGCTCCGGGTACTCCCTGGAAGGCGTACTCAACCTCGCCGCCGAGCTGGAGTATGCTCTATCCACGGACAGGCTCGATTACGGCCTGTGCGCCGAGGTCGTCCCTCTGGAGCGGGATGATTTTCGCATCGCCCTGGGCGGCGGCTACCGCGCCCTAGAAAAGCTCTGGGGCGGGTTTTTGAGCCTGCGTGTCGGCCTGTTCGAGGCGGCTTGCGCCGTGCAGCTCGATGTGAGTGGATTCACGACCTCATGTTTGAGGTTTTCATTCTCACCGGATATCTGA
- a CDS encoding NUDIX domain-containing protein produces MKYNPSSAFNVPCRPGPMKIRHRVAGIIARGDGLLVTGYELNGGRFYSLPGGEQRPGETAERALARELAEETGCSSEVGPLAYVAETFFADPYDARPMHLVGLYFHAEIEGEPKLGFASPEAPEARIMTEVRFRDRRTLPDIALYPVGLGDTLIADWGRDAPGRYLRLPATENTLWDCVTGTLPRPEGGIRSRGVGVVVEDGKVLATFYGRDWSLPGGAVEPDELIPEAVARELAEETGLIVEPQRLLFVNDNFFTDPVRAPEMQSTGLHELGFYWLCRVVGGEFDPGPHIERSGEFEESIRHYWRTLEELRGLPLYPKWLAAEIECGVREGWPTGARHLVSGDALAR; encoded by the coding sequence GTGAAGTACAATCCTAGTTCCGCCTTCAACGTTCCCTGCCGGCCCGGACCGATGAAAATCCGCCACCGGGTGGCGGGCATCATCGCCCGCGGCGACGGGCTCCTCGTCACCGGCTATGAGCTGAACGGGGGGCGTTTTTACAGCCTTCCCGGCGGGGAGCAGCGTCCAGGCGAGACCGCCGAGCGGGCCCTCGCGCGGGAGCTCGCCGAGGAAACCGGCTGCAGCTCCGAAGTCGGCCCCCTGGCCTACGTCGCGGAAACCTTCTTCGCCGACCCCTACGACGCCCGGCCGATGCACCTCGTCGGCCTCTACTTCCACGCCGAAATCGAAGGCGAGCCGAAGCTGGGTTTCGCCTCCCCCGAGGCTCCCGAGGCGCGCATTATGACCGAGGTCCGTTTCCGCGACCGGCGCACCCTTCCCGACATCGCCCTCTACCCCGTTGGCTTGGGCGATACGTTGATCGCGGATTGGGGCCGGGACGCGCCCGGCCGTTATCTGCGCCTGCCGGCCACCGAGAACACGCTGTGGGATTGCGTCACCGGTACACTGCCCCGACCGGAGGGCGGGATTCGATCCCGGGGAGTGGGTGTGGTGGTGGAGGATGGGAAGGTCCTGGCGACCTTTTACGGCCGCGATTGGTCCCTGCCCGGCGGCGCCGTGGAGCCCGACGAGCTGATCCCCGAGGCGGTGGCCCGCGAGCTGGCGGAGGAGACGGGTTTAATCGTCGAGCCGCAGCGCCTCCTCTTCGTCAACGACAACTTCTTCACCGACCCGGTCCGGGCGCCGGAGATGCAATCTACGGGCCTTCACGAACTCGGTTTCTACTGGCTGTGCCGCGTCGTGGGCGGGGAGTTCGACCCCGGCCCGCACATCGAGCGCTCCGGGGAATTCGAGGAGAGCATCCGGCATTATTGGCGGACCCTGGAGGAGTTGCGCGGCCTTCCCCTCTACCCGAAATGGCTCGCGGCGGAGATCGAGTGCGGGGTGCGTGAAGGCTGGCCTACGGGGGCGAGGCACCTCGTCTCCGGGGACGCCCTGGCCCGATGA